The nucleotide window TCATAGCAAACACATGCAATTATCACTAGTCACgacatcacttaaatataccaaattgaaattttcaaaaaatggaACGGCTATGTTACGTTTCAACAATGGTaccaaaagaagagaagaatatGTTTCAGAAGATATAGTGaacatacttaaaaaaaaaaagatatagtgAACATCAATCTCATGAGTTCAAAGCAGATTCCATCAATTGTATTTTTCCATAAATCATACATTTACACccccaaacccccccccccccccccccccaaaaaaaaaaaaaaaaccttttattttctcaaaggGAAAGAAAGGCATAAAATGGTGGCATCTCTGAACAGAGTCTGGTTAGGGTCAGGCTAACTTAACAGGATATTACCAAGTTAGAGGCTTCAACTGCAAGCTTTTTTCAGAAGTGCCATTTGACGCTAGGCTAAAACAATCCTTCTCCTGCCAGAAACAAAGATGAAATGATTAATAGGATGTTTATTTCCCAGTGTTCTCATAATTGTGTAAGTTCAACAGTATATACTAGAGGACTATTTCAAGAATTGAATATTAAGACAAAAACAAGGAAGCTTACAAAGATCGTCAAAAGAAATACTGCTGAGACTTTCTCTGGTCTTTAGAAGCCGAATTTTCCCTGCAAGGTTAAAAGTGAACTTAAGGTTGTTTTTCACCATCTTAGTATGGCTGCCTCAACACTTCATACCCATATGAGACACTGAAACATCTCTGTGTCCTTTCTATATTATCTATCCAACATATTGACCAGTGATGCACTTCAAAGATTCTACAACATTTGAGGTAAATCAATTCTCTTTATACACCAGCTTCTTTGGAGAGAAGAAGATATGGATAAACCAAAGGATAATGGATGCATAAGTATATAAAGGGGCACAAGAGACATCAAATTGCACTGAAGAGAACTGAGAACAGTAACACCGTCTCTTCTAGAAGCCTACTGAGAGAgggaaaaaattacataaagtATAACATACCATTTTGACGAACACATATCTCTGGGATATTTTTAACTTCACCATTGATGCGGTCGTTGTAAACTCTCGTTTCAATGTCACCCTCAACATAAACAGAAGAGCTGCATTAAACCTTCCAGCATTAGATAGAGACATCAAATGCTAAACCCAGTTTTCTCAAAAGAATGATCCGTACTTTTTAACAAGTTGTTGTACTGCATAAGCTCCAAGGGCTTCATTATGCACAGCAATTCGATGCCACTGAGCAGGTTTTGGCAAGTCTTTTGCTCCTACAATTCTTTGGTCAAACATGCCCCCTGTCCCAACTGTGAAGATGGTTACCGATCGGCCCTTTCTTAGGATCTTCTGCACAGGGGCTTGCCCAACTTTTCCACATATAATTGCCTGTATAAAAGCACTACAAGATGGGTCAAATTATTCACTGGATAAAGCACTCACGAGCAGAAGCCGAATCCACTTTCAAGCAAGAGGATTTTTTTCTTGCGACAATTAAATCACaaggaaaagtaaaataaatattgaatctAATGAGACATGTATTTTCGGTGTCCTAATAACTCAAATGTGTAAAATGACATTTTCTAGATAAATGAAGTTTCACAATATTCAATGTCTAGCCTTTCCCTAAATTTTCTTagaaacccaaaaaagaaaatcataaagaCATCTTTTCAATGACccagaaaaacaaaatcattcttCATGCCTTATGTATCACTACCAATCAAGTTTAAGAAGCCCAATATTCATCACAACATCCTTTGAGTCCAcgaataaaattattcaattgtttttttataattattcaacAGTTTCCAATATGACATTATAAATTCACTGTTAAAACAGTAAGTAAAATGCCATAGAGTCAGTCAATTTCCAAAgaagtacattatatatatattattcaactgaaaattgaaattaattacctTGTAGACACCACGAAAATCCGGACCCCTTCTTGGATCCACACCTTGGGGTTGTAGCTCCTCTGCCTTGCCACCAAGAAAGTTATCAAAATCCTCTTCcacatcatttttcttttgatcttcaTTGTCACTATCGAATGACGCAGTTGAGTAACACGACTTTGAGCTTCTTTGAACATTAACCACTAAAACCATAGAAAAAATCAGTATACAATGTCTACCTTTTTCGCTCATCGTTGTCACAATCAAATGACATAGTTGAGTAACCTGGATCTGAGCTTCATTGCACACCAACAGCTAAAACCATAGAAAAAACCAGTATACAAATATAATGTCCTCCCAACATGCCCATCTCCAATTATCACTTCATTACCCATTGATCTTAgtaaaattactaaataaataagaagtCCCCAAATACTATGAAGTACTTTATGCCTATTAAGTACTTGTGGAAAATCCTCTAAGATCAAACATGATGACCATGCCCAATACTATAAAAGAAgtaacccaaaaagaaaattgaactaACCCAGAAAGAAAACGTAgttaaaattacatcaattccAAATTTTAGTCGGCTAATTAACAAGAGAATCCATCCAAGTCCACATAGTCTTCAAAAACAAGTTCACATAACATTTTCGAAACACACGTTTTGAACATGTTATGTGAAATTTTTGgcatagaaacaaaaataaaaatacatagtACTCAACAATATCTAAGCTTGGATAGCTGCTCATAACAGCTCCCAGTTCTCCAACCTATTAGAATTCAAGGATTATTCGCCTATTTCCTTTTAATCTAGTTTGGTGTATCTTTTACACAGTTCAGTGTAAATGGGTTGTACAGCCTCTatgcttttaattaaatatgcatttcaaaaattaaaaaatgactaAAACAAAAACCATATACAAGTTTTCATATCTACGATATACAAACAAACATCGATATACAAATGagcttttagagagagagagaaccgagAGAAGAAGCGGGTGTAGTAGAATTAGAGAGTCTCAGAAACTTCGCGAATCGCACGGCGAGTGAACTCATTTCGGCAACGAAGAGCTCAGTGAGAAGCATAAGGCTAGAGAGGAGAGAGTATAATGAGGGTGGGGGGGGGAGAGGAGGGTTTTAGAGGAGGCAGGGCGCGTGTCCGGGTCATGGATGGCCCGTTGTATTGCGCTTATGGTCCTGAGATCCAGAGGACCACTCATATGGATCTAGAAAGAGAATCGTGCAAGTACCGTCcacttttttagaaaatttcttttaaaaaaaataaaatttattattaaaaatttaatttttttttatgtgaatctcatttttattctttttttttcaaaaaagtacGCGATACTTGTACATTtcatgactataaatatcatttatctatttattttatttataaagataagCTATTCTTGAGCCTAATCAATGActaacttgttttttttttttaattttttttctaatggaaatCTATCTAGTCATTGATCATTCTAGTCCTAAAAATAACGAATAAGAAAAACGTAATATAGTATTTCAAATTTAGGTTTTATACTTTGCAAAAAAACCTCATTGGATTCCCAATCTTATCAATTTATTTCCTAGATTTGATCActattatcaataataataatttggaaAGCATATTTATTAATACTCAGAATAGATGTACacaaattaattcattttctcaccccccattttttttttttttttttttaacttttcctaAATCAATCCAGAAGTGaataaaatcactaaattcaTTTATCAAATGATCAAAGAAGAATAAATACATTGGGCATTACAACTGTTTTAAGGAACATAGAGATTACAAAGAGCAATTCATTTTATGAGTTGACTACAACAAATTACGTATATCAGAAACATATATACATCTAACCATTAACACTTTTATGTCCAAAGCTTCCCATTGACAAGGAACAAATGGGAGAATAAAAACCTAAATACCTAGGCTGATAAGATACAGATGGGAGGAACTTAACTAGTAAAATACAAGGAATCTCATCTTTGTGCCTGATCAGGTGTGTGGTTGCTTGTTGTTGATGATGATCCTGTCCTACCATTGGGTACCCCATTGTCCATAGGTGGAGTTGTGCCCCACTTCCCCTCTGATTCAATTGGTTCTATCACCTTTACAGACCCATCACTCAATCCAATGGCAAATTGGTTGGAATCCAGAGGATGCGCAGCAACAACAAGGGGGTACGAAGATTGGCTACAAATTAGTGCAACAAACATTAAAAACACTGCATACAACAATATTAACTAGGAAAATAGTTAGACAACCCCTTTTCACCTCTAAAAGTATATGTAccaacccatatatatatatatgcaccccTAACTTACCCGTTTAAAGCTGCCTGGGATAAGTAGACTGTTGGGGCTATACGACATCTTAGTCTCAGGCTATCAGCGTCATAAACCCCAATGTTACCATCGCAAAAGGTGGCATAAACCAGTTGACTATTGTACGAGTATGCAGCAGAAGAAATGGGTGCAGGAAGTGCATCTTGTGGGACCCACTGCAATGGAACAACAAATAAGATTTTATACCAATTTTGCCATCAGATATCATTTACAAACATTTCAATAAACTTCCCACCTGCCGAGTGCGGTCCATCTTGGATACATCATATATAGCTAGCTGTGTCTCATGGACTACTAGCAAGCGGATTTGGTCAGAGTGGAACTGCACTCGGGTGTCGCCAGCAGGTGCCTTTCCAGAAGGTATTTGGATTGTAATGGACTTCATCCTTTCCCACGTGTCAATGCTCCACACACAAAGCTGCATAAAACAGTTACCACTCACTGCAATCAGCATCTTCAAATAAGTGACTGACAGCGtaaaatgtttatgttttggggaGGATGCGAATCAAGCAGTATTGGGAATTGGagtcattttcatcatcttcaatctATTGTACTCTACCGGAATGGGAGGTGTAGGCGAAGATAAGATAAGCTAGATTCCATCTAAAATGAGGTTCACGGCAGCACTTCTTATCATGAATTATGCCCtgcaaatgcttttttttttcatggtaaGGTGTTTGGAGGAACGAGCACAGTTTGCAAGTGGCATTCAGTATGGACAACTGCATTGGGAAGGATGTATATGATGGACAACTGCAGCGTGGAAAATTGGAAGCTTGTTCCTTTAGGTATGATGATACAGTGCGTATGGATGGAACAAAATGCATGAAACTTAGAAGATTCTGAGAAGACAGTGGAGGAGCTTAATTCCTTAGTGCAAAAAACACTTTTGTGTTAGGATGTCAACTCAAAGTAGCTATGGCTCCTctagtttttgttttcctcCTTTCTAATCCGGTGTAATGGGTTGCACCCCTTGTGctcttaatgaaattttaaaaacttcttAAAAAAGAATCACAAAAGCAACTCACTTGAGCATCAGCACCTGAAGAAACCAGTATATTAAGATTTGTTGAAAAAGCTAAGCCAGTAATCCTCTTTTGGTGACCCTTCAATTTTGATTTGACctaaaaacaacaaacaaatcatgtcatattaagAGAGCAATACAAACCACCCCAGGGGGTGGGGGGATGAGTAATTCCAGGAAAAATTACCTCATCCACtctaacattatatatatggatagtTGAATCCTCCATTCCAATAGCTATGATGTTATTATCCTGGGGGTGAAATGCTAGAAAGGTAGAAGCAGGGGGTGGTGGCATGAATGTGGTCATTACCTATAAACAAGAGCAAATCATCATCAACCATTTTTTTGGACAAACTTTGCAAGACATGTATAAATAGACATACCTTGAATGTCATCATGTTAAATAATGAAACCTTTCCACCACAGGCTGACATTACATATGAGTCATTCTTTGATAGGGCTATGCATGGAACTGCTTCATCAAGGTTGACACCTGAGACATCATTACTCATAAGAAGGCCACTGTTTGGTTGCCAATGCTGTGGAACGACACTGGCAGTGGCCTTTAAACACCCACAAACATCAGAAATCTCTTCctccaagaaaacaaaatctcatacaaatttgcaaaatatttttatatatataagtagaagTGAACTTGCTCCAAACTAATATTACCTTTCCACTTGGATTTTGCTCGTTGCGTGTCCACTTCCACAGCTTCTGAACACCATTAGACCCAAGTGCCAAAACCCCAACACCAGAATTTGTATATAAAAGTCGAACAACCTAATTATAAATGAAACACTTGAGGCACCTTCATGTAGATAcattttataatgaaaaaatatttaattgaaagatttttttaacacaccTTGCTGGAAGAATCATTGCTGTCGGGCATGGTAACTAATCGGCACTGGACAGCATCACTAATTTCAGACAACTGCCAGGTTTTACTTCTATCGGTTACATCCTCCGCAACAATTCTTGGCTTCTCCATGCTTCTACTCATGGGATCAGCTCCATTCTTAACAGAAAAGGTCAAGCTAATCAACACTCCGACAGTGCCTCAATTACCAAGAAAGAATTAGTAGTAAAAAAAGCTTTTCCCAACAATCAAACGCAATATCATTATCATAAAGAAAATCTTAAACAGCTCAGCACCCCATTCTTAACCCTTTCACCAAGTATTATATTGCATGCTGAGGAGCATGTCCCCCTCACATGAAAGCAAGAGTTTAGAAAGGCAGACCCATTACATGCAACCCAAAACAAGTTTTAACATGTAATATGGAACCTACATACATAATAGTTCCTCTGcctatttatgatattttgaacGCAAGTGAACCTACATACATGATTGCAGCCGCAACTCTCGTGTATAATTCTAGTAAACTTATATTTCAAGTTATAGGGTTCAAGTAGCATACAAGAATTGGAGAAGGCCTGATAGGGGAGCTCATTTCTACTTTACAATTGACTGAATTTACATTTGTGACAACAGAAGAACCAGGTACCTAATgaatagaaacaaaaatgagaTCCCAACAGATCTTATGAAGGAAATATTCTTTAAGAAAccattaactaaaataaaagatatgatCTCAACCTTAGCTGCAGCAGATTCAATGGGTGACCTCAATGCTTCAAACGACGGGGCCTCAATTGCTCTAAAATATCTGAGACCAACAGCATTTGCAAGTATCTTGAATCCATTGTCTGCTGTAGTAACTCCAAGGAGATTCCCTTCTTTATTGAACCTCAAGCGAGGAAGACTCTGAAACAATGGAAATAAAGATGTAAAGGCACCATTTATAAAGCAGAGAGGTCTGAGAGAGAAATTAACCATGTAACACTGACCGAAAGTCCACCCTCTGCATCCATGCTGGTGAGAACAGTGGTATCATCCATATCCCAAAACTTAATCTGGCTATCTTCACCAGCAGCCAAAAAGTGGTTCTGTGTTGTGTCAAACTGCACAACACCCACTGATTTCTTTTTAAACCCACTATAAGTTCGCTTTATTGCTCCTTCACTTTCATTCCATTCAACTAGATAAGAATCCCCATCTTTACTTGTGCCACAAGAGAACAGCCTGCCATGATTTTTGAGAAGACAAATTTAATGCAGAAATAAGAGATATACAATTACAATCTCCCATTTTTCACTCTGAATCATAAATTTGGTAAATCTTACCTGCTTCCATCAGCACTATAAAGCATTGTAGTACACCCGTGTCCAGGAGCATCATAGTCAACTCTAGAACCCACGTGATCATACAGCCAGGCCTTTATTTTTCCATCAACAGCAGTTGAAAATATAAACTGCATTCACGAGTGCAACCTTAATGACAAGAGCATTTTCTTCATAGAGAATTCTAACATATGATGCCACATATTTGATTTATGCATTGAAGGTATCATGATAAGCAAGGTGGTATTAGAGGTGGGATGGGGCACTAAAGAATGGGCATTGTCAGGGAAAGGTAAAGAAGCAGAATAATGGAGATGACAGGGTAATTGTAGTCTAATAAATGCTGTGGTAAAGCTTGAGACAGAAGGGTGGCAGCAGAGTGCTATCTGAAAAGGTTGGTTTGTCACCACAGTACAACTTTTAGTGCCTGTGTCACTGACGTAGAACAGCATAACAGAAAGTGTTAGGGTCGGGGGGAGGGGGTGTTAtaccataaaaattaaatgcaaaTCCTACCCCACCCTGACAgatgcataaaaaattatgcttGGTGGGAGTCTGACATCCGAGTGAGAGGTCAAACCAATCCCATTCATCCTGGTCTGATCCGAACGGATCTTGTTGAATGAATTGATCCATTGTTGTGACTTCAGCAGAGGGTCAACTTGACTGTAGTTACAGGGTGGTAGAATTGCAGTGGTAAGGGGTTACATGTGATAGTGTGATTGAGGTGCATGGTAGCAGTGGAGGCAGTTGTGTCATGAAGGTGGTGGCTGCAAAGAGAGCCATCATTGTGGTGGTTTTCATTGAGATCCATTAAGAGTATCAAATAGATAAGGTacatattaaattttgataGTTGTGCTCAACGGATATGACCCTACTTGATACACCGATCAATTGATTTAGAAGCATCAACTATGGGCTAGAAGATACAATTATTGGGTGAAACCATAAAGGTAGTCATAATCAGATATTATCATGACTATTGTGgactaattaataaaaagattcaattttttaatcaaaacgtGCTCTTAATTTACCTCAAGAATGCTTCATCAGCCTCAGTCATCAGTTAAAAACAGGTTCTTGCAAAGTACAGGTATTTTGGTGGTAAGAAAGCACTGAATGGGATTGAAAGATTCCTCAGATTTTAATCAAATATTGATGATTATTAAATACGTAGGTTGGCAAACCATGAAGCTTTCTCCTTTTTCTAACATACCTGAATGTTCTCCTTGTGATGAGGACAGACAGAATATACTGGAGCCTCATGACCTTCAAAGTTGAATAGCTTTCTTCCTGTCAAATCCCACACCTGTTCCACTTCTTCCATTTAGAAAATGTGGAGATTTTTTTCACAAATCCCAACATATGATGAGAATAGTTCTCACCTTAATCAGCTTATCATCCCCACAGGACACAAGACATAGTTGTTTATTTGGAAGAGCAAAAGCCAAGTCATTCACACCTCCAGCATGGGCATCAATCTGAAATGAGGAGGAACATGAGTCAAGCTACGCTTACAAATTTTCCTTGATAATAAAGCAGAAACAACATCACCTGACCTCTATATTTTGGCAAAGATCTTTTGATGCGGGATAAGCATACAAGTGAATCAAATGCCTGGTAAATGCAACTCCTGCAGCAAGAATACTAATAAAATACACAGACTAGCAACTTAAAAATGTTTGGTCAACCATTTTTGCACATAcccacaaatttctcatctggACTCCATGTAACTCGGCTGACAGATATTGACGCATCTTTGGCAAAGGAAGCCTGTACAAATTCTAAAATGTAAGAATCCAACATGAATTCATATTCTCAAGCATCATATGACAAGAATtagaacaaaaccaaataaagtTGCCAGAACACCAGCATAGTTTCGTATTacattttcttgaattttagattatattaacTTCTCAAAGGAGgagaacaagaaataaatacTAAGACAATGTATAATACACAAGCTATCACAAAAGGATGAGGCTAGAAACCTGAAATGCCAATGAGCAGGTTGGCGGATCCCATATCTTGAATGGCTTTGAAACCAACCTCTCACGCAACATGAGTTCCCAGAGAGTAATTTCACCATTACTAGAACCAACTGTTCAACAGACACTAcaagtaagaaaaaataaaaaaaattggtatgAACACAGCTACCATTTAACTGCAATATTGGCTATAAAGATGAAGCTATACCAAGAAGTAATGTGTGACGAGAAGGATGAAAATCCATGCTTGTGACAGTGGATCCTTGGTGAATGGTCATGGCTACTGTTCTGGGCAGATCCTCCAGTGACCAATGAGCTTGCTGTCGCTGGGTTGGATATGTGACCTGAAATTGAAGCACAGGAAAGATATACCAAGATTAGCCAGTAAATACAGTTCAGTAGCAAAGATACAAGAGGCAAGATGAAATATTCCAACACAGACAGGaaagaaaatactttcaatggtaCCTCTTCAACAGATTGAGCAGGAAGCAGTCGTTTCATTAATTGTTCATGATCATTACTCTGATAGTCCACCATTCCAGGTGTTCCTGGAGGTGTTCTAGGATGTTTCAAGATTGAAACTgtttacattaaaaataaaaaaagaagaagaagaagattatgCCACGCATGCTCATCTAGTGATAGAATTAAATAAGCAAGAATCAATTTGAGAACTCATCATTCAACTCATATCAGGTTCAATCCTCTAGGTTGCATAAAGAATTAAATACCACTATCACCAGCTAAAGCAGAGTGAAACGTCACACCAAAATTTTCCAGGAGCCACCAAAATCACATAGTTTTGGGAGTAAAACTTAAAAGTGGTATAAAAAAACCACTTCCTCAATATAGTCAACATGTGACCAGAAATTACAAACTACTGTCTGTGATATCCAGCACCTCTTCATCCATACTCTTACACCCTTTCCTACTTTTTTATTTCCccacaaaagggaaaaaaggaagagatttCTAAAAAAGAGATTTCGAAAGGGGGTCGGactactttaatcaaaagtacactttTCAACCTTCCCACCTACtttttatccttattccctgtaccggcaagtgtggcgggtagacttgagaagttacagagactttctgtgggggggcttgggagatgagtttaaattccacttagttaaatgggagatggtatgtcggcctatctccaatggcggtttgggtgtcagaaatttgagagtttttaatcgggctttactaggcaaatggttgtggagatataccaaggaaccagaggccttatggaagactgtgattgaaagcaaatatggtgatctaggggaggggtggtgtaccagagaagttagaggaacaGCGGGTAAGGGgttatggaaatacattagaagaggatgggaggtttTCCAGCGATACACTAGATTGCATTTGGGGACAAGtgtcaagatcagattttggaaggatgcatggTGTAGTACCAGTGTTCTACTAGAtctgtttccgtctcttttcttgattgcaagtaacaaagatgccacagtggcggaggttatggaagtctcagtCTCATGTAGAAACATTCActggaacatcaatttcaatcgggcggcacaggattgggagatggaaagttttgtagaattttatagcctcttatattctgttcGACCGAACATTCAGCAGGAAGATGAGTTGTGGTGGCATCCTGCAGGGAAAGGGGTTTTCTCAGctcgctctttctataaggttctcacacaagagcCAGAGATAtagtttccttggagaaagcgGAAAGGGGTTTTCTCAGctcgctctttctataaggttctcacacaagagccagagatacagtttccttggagaaagctttggcgtcataaggctcctctcaaagcctctttctttgtgtggacagcgtctttgggtaagatcctcactacggataatctaagaaagataaggataattattgcagattggtgttgtatgtgtaaaagcgggggtgagtcggtaaatcatttacttttacactgtgagatagctaaggctatttgggacgaggtgtttaaaaggatggatatggcgtgggtgatgccggaaacagttttggatgtattggcttgctggaattCTATCCATGGggtgagacagattaaagcagtgtggaagatgatccctatttgtattatgtggtgtctatggcagaaacgaaatgagaggacttttgaagac belongs to Juglans regia cultivar Chandler chromosome 8, Walnut 2.0, whole genome shotgun sequence and includes:
- the LOC109005266 gene encoding topless-related protein 3-like — its product is MSSLSRELVFLILQFLEEEKFKEAVHRLEKDSGFFFNMKYFEEKVQSGEWEEVEKYLSGFTKVDDNRYSMKIFFEIRKQKYLEALDRQDKAKAVEILVNDLKVFSTFNEELYKEITQLLILGNFRENEQLSKYGDTKTARSIMLIELKKLIEANPLFRDKLVFPTLKSSRLRTLINQSLNWQHQLCKNPRPNPDIKTLFTDHNCTPPNGPLAPTPVNLPVAAVAKPAAYTPLGAHGPFPPTAAAANANVLAGWMANASASSSVQAAVVTASSIPVPQNQVSILKHPRTPPGTPGMVDYQSNDHEQLMKRLLPAQSVEEVTYPTQRQQAHWSLEDLPRTVAMTIHQGSTVTSMDFHPSRHTLLLVGSSNGEITLWELMLRERLVSKPFKIWDPPTCSLAFQASFAKDASISVSRVTWSPDEKFVGVAFTRHLIHLYAYPASKDLCQNIEIDAHAGGVNDLAFALPNKQLCLVSCGDDKLIKVWDLTGRKLFNFEGHEAPVYSVCPHHKENIQFIFSTAVDGKIKAWLYDHVGSRVDYDAPGHGCTTMLYSADGSRLFSCGTSKDGDSYLVEWNESEGAIKRTYSGFKKKSVGVVQFDTTQNHFLAAGEDSQIKFWDMDDTTVLTSMDAEGGLSSLPRLRFNKEGNLLGVTTADNGFKILANAVGLRYFRAIEAPSFEALRSPIESAAAKVPGSSVVTNVNSVNCKVEMSSPIRPSPILNGADPMSRSMEKPRIVAEDVTDRSKTWQLSEISDAVQCRLVTMPDSNDSSSKVVRLLYTNSGVGVLALGSNGVQKLWKWTRNEQNPSGKATASVVPQHWQPNSGLLMSNDVSGVNLDEAVPCIALSKNDSYVMSACGGKVSLFNMMTFKVMTTFMPPPPASTFLAFHPQDNNIIAIGMEDSTIHIYNVRVDEVKSKLKGHQKRITGLAFSTNLNILVSSGADAQLCVWSIDTWERMKSITIQIPSGKAPAGDTRVQFHSDQIRLLVVHETQLAIYDVSKMDRTRQWVPQDALPAPISSAAYSYNSQLVYATFCDGNIGVYDADSLRLRCRIAPTVYLSQAALNGQSSYPLVVAAHPLDSNQFAIGLSDGSVKVIEPIESEGKWGTTPPMDNGVPNGRTGSSSTTSNHTPDQAQR
- the LOC109005269 gene encoding single-stranded DNA-binding protein, mitochondrial-like isoform X1 — translated: MLLTELFVAEMSSLAVRFAKFLRLSNSTTPASSLVVNVQRSSKSCYSTASFDSDNEDQKKNDVEEDFDNFLGGKAEELQPQGVDPRRGPDFRGVYKAIICGKVGQAPVQKILRKGRSVTIFTVGTGGMFDQRIVGAKDLPKPAQWHRIAVHNEALGAYAVQQLVKNSSVYVEGDIETRVYNDRINGEVKNIPEICVRQNGKIRLLKTRESLSSISFDDL
- the LOC109005269 gene encoding single-stranded DNA-binding protein, mitochondrial-like isoform X2, which translates into the protein MFKEAQSRVTQLRHSIVTMKIKRKMMWKRILITFLVARQRSYNPKVWIQEGVRIFVVSTSAFIQAIICGKVGQAPVQKILRKGRSVTIFTVGTGGMFDQRIVGAKDLPKPAQWHRIAVHNEALGAYAVQQLVKNSSVYVEGDIETRVYNDRINGEVKNIPEICVRQNGKIRLLKTRESLSSISFDDL
- the LOC109005269 gene encoding single-stranded DNA-binding protein, mitochondrial-like isoform X3 translates to MSFDCDNDERKSDNEDQKKNDVEEDFDNFLGGKAEELQPQGVDPRRGPDFRGVYKAIICGKVGQAPVQKILRKGRSVTIFTVGTGGMFDQRIVGAKDLPKPAQWHRIAVHNEALGAYAVQQLVKNSSVYVEGDIETRVYNDRINGEVKNIPEICVRQNGKIRLLKTRESLSSISFDDL
- the LOC109005269 gene encoding single-stranded DNA-binding protein, mitochondrial-like isoform X4; amino-acid sequence: MSEKVTMKIKRKMMWKRILITFLVARQRSYNPKVWIQEGVRIFVVSTSAFIQAIICGKVGQAPVQKILRKGRSVTIFTVGTGGMFDQRIVGAKDLPKPAQWHRIAVHNEALGAYAVQQLVKNSSVYVEGDIETRVYNDRINGEVKNIPEICVRQNGKIRLLKTRESLSSISFDDL